The sequence below is a genomic window from Streptomyces sp. V1I1.
CTCTCGGCCAAGAGGTTCTTCGGCTCCCATCCGTTCACACAGATCAACGAGGCGGTGGCGGCCCAGGGGCACGAGCCCATCGACTGGCGGATTCCGAACCTCGGCTGAGCACCTCGGCCGAGCGTTCGCGCACCCGGCTGACAGGCTCGGGCCCGCGCCCGAGCCTGTGCCGCAATGTCCTTGGCGGCGGCTAGCGTCATGATCCGTGGATGGTCGCGATTCGCCGCAGGGACGTGGGAGGCCGCAGTGACGGAGCAGCAGGAGGCGTCGGAGGACGCCGTCATGACCCGCATCGGGCAAGCGATCATGTTGCTGCACGGCGGTGACCGCGAGGAGGCGCGCAATCGCTTCGGCGCGCTCTGGTCGGAGATCGGCGAGGCCGGTGATCCGCTCCACCGCTGCACTCTTGCGCACTACATGGCCGACGCCCAGGACGACGCAGGCGACGAGCTCGCCTGGGATCTGCGGGCGCTGGCGGCGGCGGAAGGGCTGGGCGAGGAGCGGCTGGCCCGGCACGAGGCGACGCTCGCCGTGCGGGCCTTCTATCCCTCGCTCCATCTCAACCTCGCCGCCGACTATGTGAAGCTCGAGCGCCCGGAGCCCGCGCGCGCCCACCTCGACCGGGCGCGCGCGGCGACGGACGCCCTGGGGGACGACGGATACGGAAACGGCGTCCGGGCAGCGATCGACCGGCTTGAGCGCCGGCTGAGCGGCGATGAGGCTGGACCGGCGAGCGGGGCTCAACTCCCGTAGGCCTCCTGGCAGATCCGGGACTCGGGGCTGCCTGGCCGCCAGCGGCCATAGCTCTCGCCGAGGGCGCAGACGTCCGGCCCGACGGCCGGCAAGGGCCGCAGGGGCGGCAGGGCAGGCGGCTCAGCGGTCCGGGGCTTGGGCGGCGGGGATGTTGGCTGCTCGTTCGGCATGTGACGGGCGGCGGGAGCCGGCTCCGCTGGGGGAGCGGCGGTTTGGGCCAAGGGTGCAGTCAGGGGCGGGGGCGCCAGGACTTCGCGGGCCGGTCGCTGCACGATCTGCGGCGCCACAGCCTGTGCCGGGCGGCCGCTGTGGGACGGGGGTGCGGGCACGGGCTCCGGCTGCACGGCCACACAGCCGGACACGGCCCAGACGGCCACCCCTGCCAGGACCTTCGCGGTGGTTTTTGGTCGGTGCACCCTCGCAACTCTGCTGTGCGCGGGGCACGTTCACAGTCTTACAGGCACACAATGGCCCGCACGGGTGACGCTGGTCTGCCCCCGTCAACCCTCGGTCAGCCTCCCGCCAACTCCCGGTCAGTCGCCCGTCGCGCCGTCGATCCGTTCACGGATCAGATCCGCGTGGCCGTTGTGGCGCGCGTACTCCTCGATCATGTGCGTCATGATCCACCGCAGGTTGTAGCTCTCCCCGGTGCGGCGGGACTTCGCCTTGCCCACATCGTCGAGTCCATGGGCGGCGGCCAGCTCCCGCGCACGTGCGATCTCGGCCTGCCAGGCGGCATACGCCTCGGCATAGGTGTCCTGCTCGGTGAAGTGGAAGTCGCCGTCATGGTCGCCTTCGCTGTAATAGAGCGGATCGAGGCCCTCCCCGGCGAGTATGTTGCGGAACCACGCCCGCTCGACCTCCGCCATATGCCGTACGAGTCCGAGCAGCGAGAGCTCGGAGGGCGGCGCGGACAGCTCCTTCAGCCGGCTGTCGTCCAGGCCAGCACACTTCATTTCCAGCGTCTCGCGATGGTATTCCAGCCAGCCGTCGAGCATCTCGCGCTCGCCCGCGGTGGTGGATGGTTCGGTCCGTTCAGGTGTCGTCATGGCGATCATCCTGAGGTACGCGCCCCCGTGCCGCCAGGGCTTATTCGCCGAGCATTCCGCGCAGCAGCTCGGCGAATCCGGTACGCAGCTCTGCCACGTCGGGGAGGGCGGAGTGGTACGACCCCACCGCGCAGGAGAACATCAGCCCCTCGCACCAGGCCACCAACGACAGGGCGTGGCGCTCCGGTTCGGGCGAACCTGCCGCCGCCATGAGGGCGTTGAGCGGGGCGCGGAACTGGCTGCCCGTCGCGTCGTAGAACTCCCGCAGCTCGGGCCTTCGCGTCGCCTCCAGCGCCAGCTCGTAGCGGGAGACGAGCAGTTCGCGGTGGCGGGTCAGATAGCGGTGCAGGGCCGACGCGAGCGCGTCGACAAGGCCCCTGGTGCCGCCGTCTGGCACGGGCATCTCGTCGGGGGTCAGGACGGCCGCCTCGCGCTCCGCCAGCCGCCGTACGGCCGCCTCCAGCAGCGCCTGCCGGGTGCGCGCGTAATTGGACGTCGAGCCCTGGGGGAGTCCGGCCGCCTCGTCCACGGCGCGGTGGGTGAGCCCGCGCATCCCGCGCTCGGAGAGCAGCCTCAGCGCGGCGTCGGCGATCAGTTCGGCACGGGCAGTGCTCGTGGTGGTGGGTGCGGCCATGCGAACAATCTACCGTCGGAACTACAGCTGTAGTACGGTGAGTTTCACTACAGGTGTAGTGGGCGGGCCGGCGAACCGACACCAAGGAGCCAACCGAGGAGGAGCCATGCCCAAGCCCCGAGCCGTCGTCATCGGCAGCGGAATCGGCGGACTGACCGCCGCCGTGGCCCTGCACCAGAGCGGCTGGCAGGTCACCGTCCTGGAGCGCGCCGAATCGCTGGAACCGGTCGGCGCCGGGATCGCCCTCGCCCCCAACGCCCAGCGCGCACTCGACGTCATCGGCCTTGGCGACGACATTCGCGAGCTGGCCGCCTGGCAGGGCGACGGCGGCATGCGCAATCCCGGCGGCCGCTGGCTCTCCCGTACGAACAGCGCCGCCGCGGCCGAACGATTCGGCGGACCCCTCGTGCTGGTCCACCGCGCCACCCTGATCGACCGCATCGCGTCCCGGCTGCCCGCCGGCGCAGTGCGCACCGGCAGTCCCGCGCAGCTCTCCGACCCCGGTGTCACGGGTGGCCGCCCGGCCCGCGTGACCACCCCCGAGGGGGAGATCGAGGCCGACCTCGTCATCGGTGCGGACGGCATCAACTCGGGTGTGCGCCGCGCCCTCTTCCCGGACCACCCCGGCCCCGCCTACTCCGGATTCACCACCTGGCGCGTCGTCGTCCCCGCGCCCGACCGTCCCTTCGAGCCGCACGAGACCTGGGGCCCCGGCACGCTGTGGGGCACCCAGCCGCTCAAGGACGGCCGGATCTACGCGTACGCAGCCGCAGTCGCTC
It includes:
- a CDS encoding DinB family protein; its protein translation is MTTPERTEPSTTAGEREMLDGWLEYHRETLEMKCAGLDDSRLKELSAPPSELSLLGLVRHMAEVERAWFRNILAGEGLDPLYYSEGDHDGDFHFTEQDTYAEAYAAWQAEIARARELAAAHGLDDVGKAKSRRTGESYNLRWIMTHMIEEYARHNGHADLIRERIDGATGD
- a CDS encoding TetR/AcrR family transcriptional regulator, coding for MAAPTTTSTARAELIADAALRLLSERGMRGLTHRAVDEAAGLPQGSTSNYARTRQALLEAAVRRLAEREAAVLTPDEMPVPDGGTRGLVDALASALHRYLTRHRELLVSRYELALEATRRPELREFYDATGSQFRAPLNALMAAAGSPEPERHALSLVAWCEGLMFSCAVGSYHSALPDVAELRTGFAELLRGMLGE
- a CDS encoding FAD-dependent monooxygenase produces the protein MPKPRAVVIGSGIGGLTAAVALHQSGWQVTVLERAESLEPVGAGIALAPNAQRALDVIGLGDDIRELAAWQGDGGMRNPGGRWLSRTNSAAAAERFGGPLVLVHRATLIDRIASRLPAGAVRTGSPAQLSDPGVTGGRPARVTTPEGEIEADLVIGADGINSGVRRALFPDHPGPAYSGFTTWRVVVPAPDRPFEPHETWGPGTLWGTQPLKDGRIYAYAAAVAPAGARAADDEKAELLRRFGGWHDPIPGIIAAAEPGQVLRNDVHHLIDPLPSFHRGRTVLIGDAAHAMAPTLGQGGNQAIEDGIVLAHHAAPGGDLGAGLAAYTALRLPRTMGIVRKAAKIARLMSLTSTPAVVVRDTLISVVSRLGPGLVLRTFDGIADWRPPQRTYAAGAQDVRDVHDGQPAQRQGRPL